Proteins from one Gimesia maris genomic window:
- a CDS encoding NAD(P)/FAD-dependent oxidoreductase translates to MLDTDLKEQPELESEYDVVIIGAGPAGSTVAALLAEQGRNTLVVDRARFPRFHVGESLIPETYWPLKRLGLIERLKQTAFPKKLSVQFVTDEGVETMPFYFHDYKDHESSQTWQVYRAEFDQMLIDNAQSKGATFHNEAQVTDLLTQDEQVTGVKVKLGNQETRNITARLVVDASGQSGFIANRLKLKQTDPVLRKGTVWAHFKNAQRDPGIDEGATLILQTEGKRSWFWYIPLQDNVVSIGCTGDMNYMFSKERKNSEDIFFQEVERCIGIKRRLTEAHPVTEFMTTKDFSYHSSQPAGPGWMLAGDALGFIDPVYSSGVFLAMKSGELIADAINEAYETDDFSVERLSQWYPGYKEGVDNFRKLVYAFYTPGFSFGNFLRQYPQFKSNLVDILIGDVFKPEVAEMFTVMQEEIPELADTDDSPVTMKK, encoded by the coding sequence ATGCTTGATACGGACCTGAAAGAACAGCCTGAACTCGAATCTGAATACGATGTTGTGATCATCGGAGCCGGCCCCGCAGGCTCTACAGTGGCTGCCCTGCTGGCCGAACAGGGACGCAATACCCTGGTAGTCGATCGCGCCCGCTTTCCCCGCTTCCACGTCGGCGAATCATTGATTCCGGAAACCTACTGGCCTCTCAAACGACTCGGCCTGATTGAGCGGCTCAAGCAGACAGCATTTCCCAAAAAACTCAGCGTCCAGTTTGTGACAGATGAAGGCGTCGAAACGATGCCTTTTTACTTCCACGACTACAAAGATCACGAAAGCTCACAAACCTGGCAGGTCTATCGTGCCGAATTTGACCAGATGCTTATCGACAATGCTCAGTCTAAAGGTGCCACCTTCCACAACGAAGCCCAAGTGACTGACCTGCTGACACAAGACGAACAGGTCACCGGCGTCAAAGTCAAACTGGGCAACCAGGAAACACGCAACATCACTGCCAGACTGGTCGTTGATGCCAGCGGGCAATCCGGCTTCATTGCCAATCGACTGAAACTCAAACAGACGGATCCGGTACTCAGGAAAGGAACGGTCTGGGCACACTTCAAAAATGCACAACGCGATCCCGGTATCGACGAAGGAGCCACCCTCATCCTGCAGACCGAAGGCAAACGCTCCTGGTTCTGGTATATCCCGCTGCAGGACAACGTGGTCAGCATCGGCTGTACCGGCGACATGAACTACATGTTCTCCAAAGAGAGAAAGAACAGCGAAGATATTTTCTTCCAGGAAGTCGAACGATGTATCGGCATTAAACGCCGCCTGACCGAAGCCCATCCCGTTACCGAATTCATGACCACCAAAGACTTCTCATATCACTCCAGCCAACCTGCCGGTCCCGGCTGGATGCTCGCCGGCGACGCACTTGGCTTCATTGATCCGGTCTATTCCAGTGGCGTGTTCCTGGCAATGAAATCGGGTGAACTGATCGCCGATGCCATCAACGAAGCGTATGAAACAGACGACTTTTCAGTCGAGCGTCTGAGCCAGTGGTATCCCGGTTATAAAGAAGGCGTCGATAACTTCCGTAAGCTGGTCTACGCATTCTACACCCCCGGTTTCAGTTTCGGAAACTTCCTCAGACAGTACCCGCAGTTCAAATCGAATCTCGTCGACATCCTGATCGGCGATGTCTTCAAACCCGAAGTCGCCGAGATGTTTACCGTCATGCAGGAAGAAATTCCCGAACTGGCAGACACCGACGATTCCCCTGTTACGATGAAAAAATAA